In a single window of the Gossypium hirsutum isolate 1008001.06 chromosome D02, Gossypium_hirsutum_v2.1, whole genome shotgun sequence genome:
- the LOC107908549 gene encoding F-box protein SKIP19: protein MTTAAETRNWLELPLDVTASILSRIGAIEILNSAQNVCSLWRNICKDPLMWRSIDMHNLGDLWDMDYDLAKMCVHAVDRSCGHLLDINVEYFGTDALLLHISERSVHLKRLRIVSCYNISDEGLSEAALKLPFLEELEISYCSISKDALETIGRSCPLLKSFKFNVQGCRRFHLESDDEALAIAQTMPELRHLQLFGNKLTNDGLLAILNGCPHLEYLDLRQCFNVSLGGNLEKRCVERIKNLRRPNDSTLDYEFYTEVHDTGSSDEDYPSGISDIDFMSDDYDDYFEFSGDSDYDFGYDYDGVLFD, encoded by the exons ATGACCACCGCAGCTGAAACCCGCAATTGGCTAGAACTGCCGTTGGACGTGACGGCTTCGATTCTCTCCCGGATAGGTGCGATTGAGATCCTTAACAGCGCCCAAAACGTGTGTTCTCTGTGGCGGAACATCTGCAAGGACCCATTAATGTGGAGATCCATTGATATGCACAACTTGGGTGATTTATGGGACATGGACTATGACCTTGCGAAGATGTGTGTCCACGCTGTCGATCGCAGCTGCGGTCACTTGCTTGATATCAATGTCGAGTATTTTGGTACTGATGCACTTCTTCTTCATATCTCTGAGAG GTCTGTTCATCTTAAGCGTCTTCGAATAGTATCATGCTATAACATTTCAGATGAAGGGTTAAGTGAAGCAGCTTTAAAGCTTCCATTTCTGGAAGAGCTTGAAATTTCGTACTGCTCCATTTCAAAAGATGCTCTGGAAACTATTGGTCGCAGTTGCCCTCTCTTgaaatcattcaaattcaatGTTCAGGGATGCAGACGCTTCCACTTGGAGTCAGATGATGAGGCACTAGCTATTGCACAAACCATGCCTGAATTACGCCACCTCCAACTTTTTGGGAACAAGTTGACTAATGATGGTTTGCTGGCCATTCTCAACGGTTGTCCTCACCTTGAATATCTTGACTTACGGCAATGTTTCAATGTTAGTCTGGGAGGGAACTTGGAGAAAAGGTGTGTTGAACGCATAAAAAATTTGCGACGCCCTAATGATTCAACTCTTGATTATGAGTTCTATACGGAAGTTCATGATACTGGGTCATCCGATGAAGATTATCCATCTGGAATTTCAGACATTGACTTTATGTCCGATGATTATGATGATTATTTCGAGTTCTCAGGTGACTCTGATTATGATTTCGGTTATGACTATGATGGTGTGCTTTTTGACTGA